A part of Mauremys reevesii isolate NIE-2019 unplaced genomic scaffold, ASM1616193v1 Contig160, whole genome shotgun sequence genomic DNA contains:
- the LOC120393197 gene encoding maestro heat-like repeat-containing protein family member 2B, whose protein sequence is MDSDTSELWRSLGGEPLLATQVLQVLIEKIKTSTSQEGSITSETETDRHLAAAEPLSATCAIFEVVSAQQSSKAVQELLPELFPVLLQQVSRTSGQKMPLPRIRSRSLFQKDQQHTEGNPCWFSVQALESVLSKAGNERLVRVLRTQKTWILLENPQTHHEGVCLLVSGLLRFGLITLEIIQSLPWLMTDPMLREKKLLKSVLRILEESSEVIGESMKALAKVLKELKEKDIGSSFKDLTQQIRTYFDDEDDALRSVAFVLFGILAQLTKKKRKAYFAEQVRKSWVTLLLHLQDPSPKVSMAKENAELLENLYSTTITYFSSSWEWIRAVAANLAGER, encoded by the exons atggacag tgacaccagtgagctgtggagatctctaGGGGGAGAGCCCTTGCTTGCCACTCAAGTCTTACAGGtcctaatagaaaaaataaagacgTCAACAAGCCAAGAAGGCAGCAtcacctcagagactgaaactgacaggcatttggcagctgctgaacctctctca gcaacatgtgccatcTTTGAGGTGGTGTCAGCACAGCAGTCGAGCAAAgctgtgcaggagctgctcccagagttgtttcctgttctcctgcagcaggtcagccgaacctcaggacaaaagatgcctttgccaAGGATAAGAAGCCGGAGCCTATTCCAAAAAGACCAACAACATACTGAGGGCAACCCTTGCTG gttttctgtccaagcgttagaatctgtgctttccaaagctgggaatgagagactgGTGAGAGTGCTCAGGACGCAGAAAacatggattctgcttgaaaacccccagactcaccatgagggagtgtgtctgctggtgag tgGTCTGCTAAGATTTGGACTAATAACACTTGAGATCatccagagcctcccctgg ctaatgacTGATCCCATGCTCAGGGAGAAGAAGTTGCTTAAGAGTGTCTTGCGCATcttggaagaaag TTCTGAAGTGATTGGTGAGAGcatgaaagcactggccaaagtcctgaaggagctgaaagagaaggacattGGTTCTTCCTTCAAAGACCTCACCCAACAGATCCGGACCTACTTTGACGAT GAGGACGATGCTCTTCGCTCAGTGGCctttgtcctatttggcatccTGGCTCAGTTGACAAAGAAAAAACGGAAGGCCTATTTCGCCGAGCAGGTTCGAAAGAGCTGGGTCACACTTCTGCTGCACCTGCAAGACCCAAGCCCCAAGGTTTCAATG gccaaagaaaatgcagaactgcTGGAAAACTTGTACAGCACCACCATCACGTACTTCAGTAGCAGCTGGGAATGGATCCGGGCAGTTGCCGCCAACTTAGCTGGTGAGAGATGA